Genomic DNA from Candidatus Methylomirabilis sp.:
ATACGATCATCTATGGCGCCGCGCTGCATCGGGCCGTTCAGGCGTATAATACTCAACGCCTTGCCGGGCAGATAATGTCGCTTGAAGATCTGATCGAATCGTTTGAAGCCCACTGGGTTAATGAGGGGTTCATCTCCCGGGAGCATGAGGAGCGGCGTATGCAGGAAGGCCGGGATGCCCTCGCCCGGTTTCATGCCAGCGCCGGGACGAAGCAGCCGCCGACGTCGGTCGAAAAGAGGTTCCGATTCCAGCTCAGTGACGATATCGTCACCGGCATTATGGATCGGGTGGACGAGCGTGAGGGTGAGACCGTGATTATCGACTATAAGTCGTCGTCGGTCCGGGACCAAAAAGCGGCCGACAAAGAGGCCCGGGAGAGCCAGCAGCTTGCGCTGTATGCGCTGGCCTACCGGGAGTCGATCGGCCGGTTGCCGGATCGGGTGGAGTTGCACTTCCTGACTCCAGGCGGTGTCGTCATCGGACAGGCGGTGAAAAAGGAAAAGGATCTCGAACAGGCGATCGAACGAGTTCGGACGGCCGCAACCGGGATTCGGGGAGGCCTCTTTCAGGCGACCCCCAGTCAGTGGGTCTGCAGCTTCTGCGCCTTCAGGACCATCTGTCCTGCCACCGTGTGGATCGGGGAGCGCCAGGGATGAAAATCGGCATCGATCTCGACGACGTCCTGGCCGATTCGCTTCCACACTACCTGCAGGCGTTTAACAGGCACTTTGGCCTCGACATCGAGGTGACTCACGCCGCGTGGCGGATCGCCGACAGGTTTCCCCATATTCCACGGCAGGAGGCCGACGACTTTTTCACGGAGCTGATCGAAGACGGGTTCTTTTCATCCCGCCCTCTCTTCCCAGGCGCTAAGGAGGCGGTAGAGGTGTTAGCCGAAGACGGCCATCGGCTGTACATCATCACCGGGCGCTCGCCGCAGGAGGAGCCGATTACCAGACGCTGGCTGACCCATGTTGGGGTATCGTCTTACTTTGAGGCTGTGATGCACAGGGTGCGCGAGCCGGTCGGACATCATAAGTCCAGCGCGGCATCAGCATTACAACTCGATCTCTTTATCGAGGATGAGCTTGCGGTGGCTCTGGCTGTGTCAGAAACGGCGATCCCGGTCCTGCTGTTCGACCACCCGTGGAATCAAGGGCCACTCTCTCGCACGATGTGCCGGGTTCAGTCATGGGGCGAGGCACTGACGCGGATCGCCGAACTGAACGGCGGCAACGGACACCGATAGCCTCGCGCTCCGCTTGCCTCTCATGCGTCACTATGGTAGCGTACAGTTGTTAGCCGGTGGATTGTACGTTCAGCCCCCTGTAGGAGGGAGCGCTTTTCGGTCATCGGTGCCAGGGAACACGGCTGGCGCGAGAAGAGGATTAGATGGGCAGTGAAGAAGGCGATTCGGCGAGTACGGTTGGCCCGCTCCTGCAGGGGGCCAGGACGGCGAAGGGTCTCACGATTGAAGCGGCCGCCGCTGCCAGCAAGGTTCCCCTCTCTTTCATTCGGCTGATGGAGCAGGAGCAGTTCCACCTGGTCCCAGATCCAATGTACCTCATCCGGTTTCTGACAGAATATGCCACGTTTCTTGGCCTTGATCCAAAGCAGGTCGCGGCGCAGATGAAGGACCAGGTGAATGCGGTCAGGGTGAGCGATCTGTCACATCCGGCGCCATCAATTGGCTCGCGGATCGATCTCCGTCGCTGGGCTCTGTACCTGCTGCCGGCTGTCGTTGTGATTCCCCTGATCTTCATCGGGCTCTCGCTCCTCTCCGGGCGACCGTCAGCGCCGCCGCCGGCTCCCCAGCCGGAAATGCCAGGGTCTCAGAGCGCGGCCCCGCCGACCCCGGAGGCCGGCACCGCGACCCTACCAGGCCCTCAAACTACCGCTGTTGGTACGGAGCAGTCGGAAGGGGTGAATCCGACCAGCCCAATCACTGATCCCGCGGCGCAGAGACCCCAGGGTCCGCCTCCTCGCTACAGGCTCAAGGCCGAGGCGAAGGAGACGACTTGGCTTGGGGTTTCGGCGGATGGAGCGCCTCGGAAAGGGGTTCTATTACGTTCGGGCGAAACGGCGCAGTGGTCGGCGAATGATGGATTTGTAGTCACCATCGGCAATTCCGGAGGGGTAGCCCTTATGTTGAATGGTAAACCGATTTCGTTGAAGGGGGCGCGAGGTCAGGTCATCCAGAATCTTGCCCTGCCTGAGAGTAGCGGGCCGCCTCTCGCAGGGCAGTAAGGTGGGGGTCGTGATGAATCCGGGAATCGCCCAGGACAGCGGGGGTTCCATGAGTCGGCATTTGAAGATCGGGATCGTTCTGAACCTCCTGTTTGCCCTGGCCGAGCTGGCGGCGGGTCTGACCGCTGGGAGTCTCGCCCTCATCGGCGATGCGTGGCATAACTTCAGCGACGTCATCGGGCTGGCCATTTCATGGGTTGCGCTTCGGCAGATGGAGCGCCCTGCCAACGAACGAAAGACCTTTGGCTATCACCGGGCCAGCATCCTGGCCGCCCTTGGTAACGGGATCGCGCTGATCGGCGTCACCCTGTGGCTGTTTTATGTGGCCATCAATCGACTGAGCTCTCCGGTTGTGCCGGAGGCGCCCGTTATGATGGTGGTAGCAGGGATCGGCTTTCTGATGAATGTCGGGGTCGCTCTGTCGCTTCGGCAGGGAACCAGAGATCTCAACATCCGAAGCGCGTTTCTGCACCTGCTGAGCGATGGGTTCGTATCGCTTGGCGTTGTAGCGGCCGGGGTCATCATCCTGCTCAGCGGCTGGAGCCTAATCGATCCGCTCCTGAGTTGTGTGATCGGGCTGTTGGTTCTGGTCGGATGCTGGGACATCGTGGCAGAGACAGTCAATGTGTTAATGGAGGGCGTTCCGCGCGGGGTGCAAGTGGATCTCCTCTTACGGGCTGTGCGCAGCTTTCCGGACGTCAAGGATGTGCACGACCTGCATGTCTGGAGCTTGAGCTCCCATGTCTATGCCATGAGCTGTCACCTCCAGGTGACTGATCTCCAGGCCAGCCAGGGCAATCGACTGCTCGACCGGATCAGCCACATGCTGAAAGAGCGCTTCGGCATCGCCCATACCACCTTCCAGCTTGAAGCCGAGGCCTGTACGCTTGAGCAGGCCTGTGTCCTCAATTCAAAGGGCTCAACAGCCGTTCTCCAACCTCACTAAGGCACTTTAGCTCGCTTTTTTCGGCTATCCGAATTGACTTGTGGAAAATATCCAAGGACACTCCATGCCTAAACCGGATTGATCTGTAGAATCCGCCGAAAGAATGCCGCACCCCATCCCGACTAAAATCCGCTAGGCATTTCGATCTTGGTGTAGATTAGTGGTTGTAATCTACACTGCCAATTCCGCCAGTACGGCTCTCAATACGGCTTATTTTTTCCATTGACACCTATACAAGCGGAATGCTACAAGTCGGCGACTCGGTTCTATCCTTTTTTGCCAAGGGAGAGGATGCAGACATGGCAAGTGGCGGGAACCTGCTCCTAGCCGGAACCGGCATCACGCCGAAGGCGAAGACCACTATGGCCCTTTGGGGCATCATGAGCCCGGAAGGGCCGTGCTGTTTTCAGGAGACCTCCGCCCTCTTCTCCCGAGCGCGTGGCGAAGATGAAGACTGTCCTTGAAGATGGCTATGACATCCGAACCATCCAGGAGTTGCTTGGCCACAACGATATGAAGACACCCGGGATCTCCACCCATGTGCTGAATCGAGGTGGAAAGGGAGTGAAAGCCCGATGGACGGGCTGTGAACAGGGTTGATGATTATCTTAGGAGGGCAAATGCCAGCAGCATTCTCGGCGGTGACAATAGTCACGCTCGGCAAATTCGACCCCGATCTTTTCCGGCTGGAGTCTCTTGTCGAGTCTAAAGTGATTTCAGAAACGGAGGCCAATCGATCGAAGGTCATAGCCCTACTGCCGGATCAGGTAGCCCACCTCACGTTCCCGTGGGGCGATCTGCTCGTACTGCGTGACCGCCTCCACGCGACTGCAACGGAAGCGCCGTTCATACGCATCGCAGACCTAGTTGCGCAAGCCATGAACATGGCGGACAATCGCTGCAGTCTTCGAGCGTTCGGTATCAACTTCGAGGCGCACTTTGATGTCGGCAGCATGGCGGCGAGGGACGCACTTGCGATGAGGTTTGCACCGCCAGATGCGTGGGGAGAGTGGGGGCGCACGGTCAGGGAAAGCATGAAGTCAGAGAAACTCGAGCTCCACGGAGGAGTAACAGCGCTTACGATGAGAGAGTGGTTTCGAGCCGGAGACATTCGCGGGTGGTACGATGTAACGCTGACAAGCTCAGAGAAGGTGCCGAACAACACCGGCGTGCAGTTTCGTACGAACCATCATCACGTTTACGTACCAGAGTTGCCTCCAGCCGCCGATCTTCCGGTTGAGGAGGGTGCCAAGAGACAGACCGCCGCATTGTTGACGGCGTTGGCAGGTGCGTTCGACGACTCGATTGGTAAGGGGGAGCGCATCTTCGCAGAGGTGTTGGTATGAATACCACTGCAGAACGAGTACCCGGCTACAGCAGGGCGTCAATCGCTCAGGCGCTATCTGGAACCGCCCAAGTCGACGAGGACTACCAAAAAAAGCTGGCTTTCGCGGACGCTGCGAATGACTACATGCGGTCTGAGTCGCCAGCCACCGCTAAAGGCCACCTAACGCGTCGTGACTCCACGGTTGTTACGTCTACCGCGAGTGTTCCGAGGCCATCTCGAGAGGCAGAGTGGGACGGATATGTAACCAAGGTGGGCGAGCTGTCCTTCACGGCTGTGCTCAGAGGGATCGCTGGGGAGGGTGTCGCAGGGGAAAGCCACGACGCCGAAATTGCGCTAGTCGATGTCGGGCGGAGCGATCGTACGTTGCTCCGCCCTGGAGCTTTTTTTCGCATTTGCATCTATTGCCAGTTAGATGAGGACGACCGCCCGAAGCGGTATGCCAAGGTAGTATTTCGGCGGTTGCCCGCTTATCGGCAGGCAGATCTCGATCAGGCGGACCGGCGTTCCGAGGAAAGGCACCGAAAGCTTCGTGTGGAATAACGTCGGCACTGCGCCCGGAGCAGATGAAGTTGAAGTAGCGGTGATGGGTCCTGGTCATGGTGAGGCAGTCGTGATTCATCTTGGCAACGGCCGGTGGATGGTCGTTGACTCCTGCGTGGATTTGGATGACGCGAATCGCAGGCCCGCCCCCTTGCTCTACCTGAGCGCTCTTGGCGTCAACCTAAACGAGGCAGTTGAACTAATCGTTGCATCTCATTGGGATGACGACCATACGCAGGGGCTTGGCGTCCTCGTTGACGCATGTCCGAAGGCGCTCTTCTCCTGCCCATCATCGTTGACCGGGCGGGAGTTCGACAAGTATGTGGAGCGGCTGTCCGCCGGCGCAGGTACTACACAAGGCGCGAACGTGTCCGAGTTTCGCAAGGTGCTCGACCTATTGGCGGATCGCGGGCAAACCGTGTTGCGAGCCGGTCCAGGCCGACAGGTGCTCACCGCCCCGCTGGTGCGCACCTGGTCCCCTTCAGACCACGAGCAGGCCCTATTCATGGAGTTCGTCGCGCAGGACACACCGGTACATGCTCAGGGGTATAGGATGGCTGTCCCGGGCTCGCCTAATCTGACGTCGATTGTCGTCACGATTGAATGGCCAGAAGCCTGCGTTTTGCTCGGCGGCGATATGGAAGCACATGCGGATTGCCGGCGCGGCTGGATCGCGGTCGCGAGCGAAGCCACCAGACTCGGCGTGCGGAAAGGCGATCTCGTAAAGATCCCACACCATGGCTCCAATACCGGCCATCATGCCCGCATGTGGACCGATATGTTGCTGGAGCAACCGATGGCGGCTATTGTCCCCTATGGCCGCGGTCCCCTCGACACGCGTCCACCGAAATCGTCTGACGTGCGTCGCATACGCAAGCTGAGCCGTAGCGTTCATCAAACTGCTCGACACAGGACTAGTGGAAAGAAGCTTTCGCCGGCGATGCGCTTAGCACTCGAGGCTGGGCGGATTAGGCTTAGCGACAATACTGTCCGCATGGGCCTCGTGCGCTTTAGAAAGACGCCTGGAGCAGCCTGGCGGACAGAGGTGTTTGGTGCCGCCTTCCGGCATTAAGCGCGCCGGGCAGATTCACCAGCCGCACGAGGCGGTAGTTGGCGGCAACGTCCATAGCTAGATCCCATCTCCCGATGACCCGGTTGCCAGAAGAGCCAGTTGGTGCAGATTTGTGGTTGAAATCTGCACTAGTATCTCCACTTGTATGGTATAAATATACCGACTTTTCCCGGCTTTTCCCTTGACACGACAAAGAAACTAACGATAATGCTTTCCTAGCTATTTTTTAGCAAAAAGGAACAACGACGCGGCGTGACCCGCGTGGTCTTAGCAATACTTGGCGACGCGTGCCTGCACAATAGGGAAACACGGGGTCGGGTCTTGCACACAAGTGTCCAGCCTAACACTACGCTCAACCGGACGCTACGCGATAAAGCCGCGCAGTGCCGGTCAGCTCTACGTTAGGTGGGCGGTAGCAGCGATTGAAATATGCCGACGGTAGTTCCAAACCAAGTCGTTCGTGACATCGACTACAGTCGCATTCCAAAGCGTCGAGGTGATCCCGTGCGGAAGATCAGAAATCTGCTTGTGGCCTGCCCTGACCGGCATCCTGGAAGCCTCTCTCTATGCCTGGCGTGACCCTTCCGTTTCTGCCGATCATCTACGTCCGAGGCTATGCGATGTGGATGAAGGACATCATCGAAACGACCTCGACGCCGTACATGGGGTTCAACGATGGTGCAACGAAGATACGGCGCGGCCCGGATCGCGAGGTGCAGAAGCTGTTCTTCGAATCGCCGCTCGTGCGGCTCATGAAAGACTACGGCTATACCGACATGTACCGGGACGGGCACGAGCTGCCTGACGCCCTGTCGCCGCGCTGCGTCGTGATTTGCCGCTACTACGATCCTGCCGACCCGGATTTCGGCGGTCAGCCCAGACCCACAATTGAAGCCGGGGCTTCTTGTCTGGCCGCCCTCATTCTGCGCGTCCGCGAGTTGACTTGTGACACTCGCGACGAGCGCGAGCGCTTCCGTGTGTACCTGGTGGCCCACTCGATGGGTGGCCTCATATGCCGCAAGCTCCTTCAGAATCCGGCCGGCTCCGACGAGGAGACCGCCAAGTCCTTGGTCCGGCGGGTTTTCACGTACGCCACGCC
This window encodes:
- a CDS encoding cation diffusion facilitator family transporter, with product MNPGIAQDSGGSMSRHLKIGIVLNLLFALAELAAGLTAGSLALIGDAWHNFSDVIGLAISWVALRQMERPANERKTFGYHRASILAALGNGIALIGVTLWLFYVAINRLSSPVVPEAPVMMVVAGIGFLMNVGVALSLRQGTRDLNIRSAFLHLLSDGFVSLGVVAAGVIILLSGWSLIDPLLSCVIGLLVLVGCWDIVAETVNVLMEGVPRGVQVDLLLRAVRSFPDVKDVHDLHVWSLSSHVYAMSCHLQVTDLQASQGNRLLDRISHMLKERFGIAHTTFQLEAEACTLEQACVLNSKGSTAVLQPH
- a CDS encoding RodZ domain-containing protein; protein product: MGSEEGDSASTVGPLLQGARTAKGLTIEAAAAASKVPLSFIRLMEQEQFHLVPDPMYLIRFLTEYATFLGLDPKQVAAQMKDQVNAVRVSDLSHPAPSIGSRIDLRRWALYLLPAVVVIPLIFIGLSLLSGRPSAPPPAPQPEMPGSQSAAPPTPEAGTATLPGPQTTAVGTEQSEGVNPTSPITDPAAQRPQGPPPRYRLKAEAKETTWLGVSADGAPRKGVLLRSGETAQWSANDGFVVTIGNSGGVALMLNGKPISLKGARGQVIQNLALPESSGPPLAGQ
- a CDS encoding PD-(D/E)XK nuclease family protein; translated protein: TIIYGAALHRAVQAYNTQRLAGQIMSLEDLIESFEAHWVNEGFISREHEERRMQEGRDALARFHASAGTKQPPTSVEKRFRFQLSDDIVTGIMDRVDEREGETVIIDYKSSSVRDQKAADKEARESQQLALYALAYRESIGRLPDRVELHFLTPGGVVIGQAVKKEKDLEQAIERVRTAATGIRGGLFQATPSQWVCSFCAFRTICPATVWIGERQG